From a single Sorghum bicolor cultivar BTx623 chromosome 5, Sorghum_bicolor_NCBIv3, whole genome shotgun sequence genomic region:
- the LOC110435990 gene encoding atherin-like, protein MRLCRPPRARPQLTRPPLHGRRCLPRCCAARRARWSRSPACPRSALPNHRSPPAASATAAHPAAAARPPPAARRVAGHERDALRVCGSVARRESGRSSPGRRYSAATARPSAAPPAASACPSVLAVRYPIITPHPPPARLPLQVRPQLTLPPLLGHHPPLGAPPVTSATPDAGARATRPSTCSVHPSP, encoded by the coding sequence ATGCGGCTCTGTCGCCCGCCGCGAGCGCGGCCGCAGCTCACCCGGCCGCCGCTACACGGCCGTCGCTGCCTGCCCCGGTGCTGCGCCGCCCGCCGCGCCCGCTGGAGCCGCTCGCCCGCCTGTCCTCGCAGCGCGCTGCCCAACCATCGCTCGCCACCCGCCGCGAGCGCGACCGCAGCTCATCCGGCCGCCGCTGCTCGGCCACCGCCCGCCGCTCGGCGTGTCGCCGGCCACGAGCGCGACGCCCTACGCGTGTGCGGCTCCGTCGCCCGCCGCGAGAGCGGCCGCAGCTCACCCGGGCGCCGCTACTCGGCCGCCACTGCCCGCCCCAGTGCTGCGCCGCCCGCCGCGTCCGCTTGCCCGTCCGTCCTCGCAGTGCGCTACCCGATCATCACCCCCCACCCACCGCCGGCGCGCCTCCCGCTGCAAGTGCGGCCACAGCTCACCCTGCCGCCGCTGCTCGGCCACCACCCGCCGCTCGGTGCGCCGCCGGTCACGAGCGCGACGCCCGACGCCGGTGCCAGAGCCACGAGACCGTCGACGTGCTCCGTCCATCCGTCGCCGTAG
- the LOC8071963 gene encoding laccase-21, with amino-acid sequence MPAAGLCWLLLGVVLAFGVAASPAQASRNSLLLEQSPAAGYYDFVIKETKVTRLCQEKTILAVNGQFPGPTIYARKGDVVVVNVYNQGSKNITLHWHGVDQPRNPWSDGPEHITQCPIQPGASFSYRILFTEEEGTLWWHAHSDYGRTTVHGVIVIRPKDDGSAYPYPMPDGEVPIILGEWWNADAEQLFLEARRTGGDVKVSDANTINGQPGDYAPCSKNDTFRMSVEHGKTYLLRVINAGLTNHMFFAVAGHRLTVVGTDGHYVKPFTVDYIMIAGGQTMDLLLEANRTTNSSGDNNSRYYMAASPYYTNAGRVRYDDKVTTAILEYTDAPPCSGPPDYPYLPSVRDVAAATSYTAQLRSLASKDHPIDVPMVVDEHMLVTISSTVLPCEANNTCNGPLGGRIVQSLNSISFVPPAIDLLDAYYDSISGVYEPNFSNRPPLLQLTKQGTQVKVVEYGTVVEVVFQDDLTGEGHPMHLHGYSFYVVGQGFGKFNKYMDPAKYNLVDPPYQNTVSVPPNGWVAIRFRATNPGVWFMHCHIDIHMVWGMNAVFIVENGKTSDAQMLPRPPNMPKC; translated from the exons ATGCCGGCTGCAGGCCTTTGCTGGTTACTGCTAGGCGTGGTGTTAGCCTTTGGAGTTGCAGCTAGCCCGGCGCAGGCCTCCAGGAATTCGTTGCTGCTTGAACAGTCTCCTGCAGCTGGTTACTACGACTTCGTT ATCAAGGAGACCAAGGTCACCCGGCTGTGCCAGGAGAAGACCATCCTGGCCGTGAACGGGCAGTTCCCCGGGCCGACCATCTACGCGCGCAAGggcgacgtcgtcgtcgtcaacgtgTACAACCAGGGCAGCAAGAACATCACCCTGCACTGGCACGGCGTGGACCAGCCGCGGAACCCATGGTCCGACGGGCCGGAGCACATCACGCAGTGCCCCATCCAGCCGGGCGCCAGCTTCTCCTACCGCATCCTCTTCACCGAGGAAGAGGGCACGCTGTGGTGGCACGCGCACAGCGACTACGGCCGCACCACCGTGCATGGCGTCATCGTCATTCGCCCCAAGGATGACGGCTCCGCCTACCCCTACCCGATGCCGGACGGGGAGgtgcccatcatccttggggagTGGTGGAACGCCGACGCGGAGCAACTTTTTCTGGAGGCCCGGCGAACCGGCGGCGACGTCAAAGTCTCCGACGCCAACACCATCAACGGCCAGCCCGGCGACTACGCGCCGTGCTCCAAGAACGACACCTTCAGGATGTCGGTGGAGCATGGCAAGACGTACCTGCTCCGGGTCATCAACGCAGGGCTCACCAACCACATGTTCTTCGCCGTCGCCGGGCACCGCCTCACGGTGGTCGGCACCGACGGCCACTACGTCAAACCGTTCACCGTCGACTACATCATGATCGCCGGAGGGCAGACCATGGACCTCCTCCTCGAGGCCAACCGCACCACCAACAGTTCCGGCGACAATAATAGCCGCTACTACATGGCTGCGAGCCCGTATTACACCAACGCAGGACGAGTCCGATACGACGATAAGGTCACCACGGCTATTCTCGAGTACACGGACGCGCCGCCCTGCTCGGGTCCACCGGACTACCCCTACCTGCCGTCTGTCCGTGATGTCGCCGCGGCGACGTCGTACACGGCGCAGCTCCGGTCCCTGGCTAGCAAGGACCACCCGATCGATGTGCCAATGGTGGTCGACGAGCACATGCTCGTGACCATCTCTAGCACTGTGCTCCCCTGCGAGGCCAACAACACATGCAATGGCCCATTAGGCGGCCGCATCGTGCAGAGCTTGAATAGCATCAGCTTTGTGCCACCGGCCATCGACCTCCTCGACGCGTACTACGACTCCATCAGCGGCGTGTACGAGCCGAACTTCTCTAACAGGCCGCCATTGTTGCAGCTCACGAAGCAGGGCACCCAGGTGAAGGTGGTGGAGTATGGCACCGTGGTGGAGGTGGTGTTCCAGGACGACCTCACCGGTGAGGGCCATCCCATGCACCTGCACGGCTACAGTTTCTACGTGGTAGGCCAAGGGTTCGGTAAATTCAACAAGTACATGGATCCGGCGAAGTACAACCTGGTGGATCCGCCGTACCAGAACACTGTCTCTGTGCCCCCGAATGGCTGGGTTGCAATACGCTTCCGTGCCACAAATCCTG GTGTGTGGTTTATGCATTGCCACATCGATATTCACATGGTGTGGGGCATGAACGCTGTGTTTATTGTGGAAAATGGTAAAACCTCGGATGCTCAAATGTTGCCACGTCCTCCTAACATGCCCAAGTGCTAA